AGCATATGAGTTTGTGCGAAGAGAGCAGAACATTTTGTATAAACTGTCTTTGTAACGCAGGACCAAAGGTCGTTAGACAGATAAGTGTCAGGCAGTATGGTTGACAGCATACAAGCAATTGAGTTGCTATAGTAGAACAACAAAGGTTGTATATAAAGGCTAActattgtaaaatattgtaaggAACCAAACTAGCCAGTGGTAATCTCTTATTACATGACAAATAACATTAcagttaataaaatttcaaaggtttttaaaaaaatggagTAACATGGGAAGCTTGCCAAAACTGTTTATACATGTTTTGATGAAATCTCAGTGTTTCCTCGTGCAGCATGAGTCAAGCTACAAAAGTCGATTTAGCAAACAGCCTTTAACAAGATACCAAATCTGCTTTCGACAAATTAAAATAACTAGCAAATACTATTTCGCATCATGTACAAATATTCTAGCATAGTATCATGTTGAAATACTATAGCATAGCATCATATACAAATACTATAGCATAGCATAATGTAGAAATGCTATAGCGTAGCATCATGTAGAAATACTATAGCATAGCATCATGtacaaatattataacatagcaTCATGTacaaataatatacatgtagcatagcATCATGTACAAATAATATAGCATAGCATCATGTACAAACAATATAGCCTCATGTACAAACAATATAGCATCATGTACAAATACTATAGCATAAAATCATGTACGAACACTATACAGACAAATACTGTATCACCCTTTAAAAATACTATAACATAGCATCATGTACAAATACGATAGCATAGCATCATATACAAATACTATAGCATAGCATAGCATCATGTAAAAATACTATAACATCATGTACAAGTACTATAGCATAGCATCATGTACAAATACTATAGCATAGCATCATGTACAAATACTATAGCATCATGTAGAAATACTATAGCATAACATCATGTACAAATACTATAACATCGCATCATGTACAAATACTATATCCCATGTATAAATACTATAACATAGCATCATGTAcaaatattatagcatatcatcATGTACAAACAATATAGCATCATGtacaaatattataacatagcaTCATATACTAGTGCTGTAGCATTATGTACTGAAACTGTAGGGCAGCATCAAGTATGAAAACTAGCTTGTCAATGTCTCATATCTCACGGTATCTGCCTAAGGTTGTGACCTCCCAGATTTTAAACTAGAAATTTCAAGCTTCAAATTAAACAGGAGTTTTTGGTGCGTGAGGAGGGAAGTGATGACGATGCAAGACACTCTTTGATGTCAATTCAATAGTATCTTGTGTCTGAAATGGTGCAGATGCGTGACTTCCAATAAACCAATACCTACAATCCTCTGAGTAATTATCCTTGGAGCGAATGATTTACGACAGAGACTTGCACTTACTCCAGAGGTAACCGTGTAACATCAAACAGGCAATAATTGTTTTACTGTCATAGACAAAGTCTTATTGTAGCCTTTGCATTGCCTTCGCGTTGTAACACGACTCCCAAGCTCTCAGGTTGCCTCTCAATGATCTTTGATTCAATATTGTATTTTTGTCATTACGCGGATCTTAAATAACTTGAGTGTGTCAAATTACACGAGACCATTAGTTCTGCCTGTAATTACATGTGAACACTTCCAAACTCACATGATTGGCATGAAATCTggtttcaaaaacatttttgcacatacaaaacaGAATTAAAAGGCTGATGATGATGACGATAGCAAAAATGATTATGCAGtttttgtctgcaactatttctATTGGTTACTTCAAACAAACAAGCttcattttcaaattatttcatcatttatAGCACTAATTATAAAGTTCAAAGCTATTTCTTATGCCTAATGCTATCATCACCGAGTGGTGGGCTCTAGCGATGTGGTTTGCTGCGGCAGCTAGCGGTCGCAAGCTCCCAATGTATAAGTGTACATTGTTGACATGTCGCCTGCTCTGGTTAGTTGAAAAGGTGAAATATTGATCTTCAGTTTAGAACCTTTCATACTCATTTATAGTGCACACTAATCTCTTGTGGCTGATCTAGAGAGATTTTGGAGCCATTTATATCTTGTAAACAATATTTCTTTGGTTTCGCTAAAATTAGTAACAATTTTTGATATTTGCAATGGCATGCGGAGTGTGGGAGAAAAAGGAGCCTGGTGTCTTTTATTGTCCCAGGCTGAGTGCCCCTCTCAAAGCTTGGCTCCAACTTGTGGCACATTTTCTATTACCAAAGCTTTGCTGTTACTCAAACTCTGCTTGCACCCCCATTGAGACGCGAAGTAATGGGACTGACGACAGGGGCAGCCGTTTTAGTATCTCATGACGTGTCAGTCAGAGAGAGCTGAAATTCAAAACTAGGCAAGTATTATGATAAACTGTAATGATGACCATTCGACTGGTTTCACAGATAAAATAATAGCTGGCAGCAGGCGGTGTCACTGTGACATGCATGGGGAGGTGAGTAAGGCTCATGTTGGCAACGAGGTCTGGCCTCTAATTGTTCATCAGGTTTCTTGAAATTTCAAATCCTAACTATATTTGCATCGTGAACCCATTTTTataacaacttcaaaaatattattaaaatatttgatttttgttgCCCGAGCGATGCCTAgcctatttaaaaaaatttttttttcaaaagtgttTATGCTATGGCCctcataaaaataatcagctCGCAGAGTTTCAGATGGTAAAAGATGATTCTTGTTTTGCTCTTTCAGTCCAAGTTGTTtacaaaacaaactgaaaacCAAAATATTAGTTCGAGCAGTTACAAAATACTAGCTGCAGGATTTCTGGttataaaacatcaatctaAGCTGACAGAGGCTGCTGCCAGGTGGAACTATTGGAGTGCTGTGTAGGAGCTGGTTATGCAAAAAGACACGCAATTCTGCATGTCATTCGTGAGTTGCACCCGTCCCCTTCTCAGGTTGTGTTATGCACACGTGAATGGCGCCAGACTTGGAATTATTAACAGAGCAGCTCGAGTATGATATGAACCGGTGAGGTGAGTCCATCTAGCCAGTCAATTAAGAACTAGACAGTCCAATTAAAGCATACGCCATGCAGTTATACGTGACATGGtatctcattctctctctccaGTAACTCCAGTAACTCAGCGCCTCGTGTCACTTCTAGGCATTTCTAACCCTTCTTGGtcattattaataatctctCTGAACATGGCTCACTCAAAGCTGAACTTGTCGATTCTGAAAAGACTTCCGGTAGGTGACAGCGATGGCGTCAATATTATAGTAGCAAGTCTTTTCTTGCGTACATGGCGGAATACATGCGCCTTTCTCCAGTAATACCAGTCATTCCCATTTCCAGCCTTTGACCCTGAGCTGATGATTTCAATGAAGGAAACCTGAAGCTTAGCAATATCATTACATTACGTAATGTAACATTAGATCTTAGGAATTCGCAATGATCGTCTAATATATTTAGGAAAGCAAGCATTAAGAAGAAATTAGgctaaaaaaagtgaaaagtgaCCAAAACAATAGAAAAACGGTTTTTAACTGTAAAACttgtttgttggtttgtttGAAGTACGGGAATTGCATCCCATCATTGATATGTAATTATTGCAATACCAGCATCAGTGACAGCTTTTTGAGTCTGGGAATTAGATACAGACGCTGCTGTCTTTTtctgtttataatatattttctgtTAGCCATTAACAAGGTATGTGTGTGGTAAACGTCAATTTCTATATTTAGTAACATCCTATTCAAATCCCTCAATTAGAGGCACAAAGGTTTAGAGACAATTAAACTGTTTCATTTTTCCTAATTTGATTTTGCTAATGTTCTGGATGGCAACCACAGAATCTGTCAAGGCTGATATCTAAATCATTAGCCCGAGCAATCGTGGGATGGCTTGCTGCCAATGCTTACCTCTATGTTTTTCTTTCAAGATTTTTAGCTAATGAATATCTTTGAAAGTTATCAAAAACAAAGcaagtattttcacaaatattgtaataaatttttaggaatttcattcGTTAAAATTTTTTCACAGAGTCGATTCTCTTTGTCAATTTTGTATTGTTCATTCGTTATACGTTAAAGGTTAAAATTCAGATCCTCACGATCTTCTTCGACAGTATTTGGGAGCCTCAAACTCGCTGACATTAATCCCCTGCTCTCTTACACCTTCTTAGAAGTTTATGGCACTCATCTAGTTTTAAAATTGCTCCAAATGGGATAAACAATTAGCTAACCTGTAGTTGATTATTACGACATCATTAATGTCTAATGGCATCTGACAAACCCTCTTTACATCCGTAATTGGCTCATCTGTTGAAAGGCTGCCAGGGCAGCTGCAGTGCATTTGGTCTGCCAAAATCCAGAAATGGAAACTCTTCTCTAATAAAGTATGGTAGTTCTTAATAGCATTCGGCAGCACTTAGGCAGCATCTCGCAACAGCCTTTCATCATATGGCGTGCTTTCTCAGGCTTCTTTACAGTTACTCCATCAAATTGTTTAAAAGTACGTAAACAGGCGTTCAAAGATTAAATTCAAAGATTAAAGATTAAATTGTTCTTGCATTTTCATtgcttttaattttgaaaagtgTCAGCCAATAACATGGCCAGAAAAAAGCAGATAATGACaatataaacaaaccatatgTTTTGTTTTcgtaaacaaaacaaaactcCTTGTTATTATACATGCAGTTGTATGATGTTGTTGATATTACTATTGTATAActtgataacaaacaataactGAAGTTTATCACTATGAGTACAGACTCATCTGCTACGAGTACGTACATTTCGTCATCTACATCCAGTTATGTATGAACATTAGGTCACCAAAAACCCTTAGTATTGGTTTGTGTAGAGAAGACTAGGAATGGCACTGACTCTGAAGTGACAGAATATGTATATAGAAAAGCCAGGGTGGACCATCTACACATCTCCACCATTAAAGCCGTAAGTCCCGGTGTGTGATACTTACAGTTGTTACAAAGTATATATTTAGTAAAGCGCTTTTTGTTGCGCTCCACAAAAGATCTATACTTTATCTCAGTGTGGCCAATGATTCATAGAGCTATCTCCATCAAATAACGCAAAAATTTTACCATCTTAATTACTTCAGTTTTTATCTATGCAATTTAGAGGGCTCATTTAGGATTTGGGTTGGAAGGTCAGAACTAGAATGTGTTGTTTGTGGTTTGGTGGGCTATTTCTGGCTACAAAGCCAAATTTTTCTGGATGACTAAATTTTTGAGAGAAGATTCAGAAGAATAAGAAGGTTTTGACTGTCTTAGCCCAAAAAGAAGATAAGGTCATATTATAAAACTTTACgagatatttgaaaacaaatCGATTGCGCAAATATGTGAACTTGGGACTAACTAGCAGCTGTCAAAGAAGAAGGGCAGTGGACCCGAGATAAACAAAGACACCCGTGTTGGTCAGAGGGCATTGAAAGTCGTTAGAAATGTAGAAAGTTTGTTTTGAACCGtagccaataatagctattgtTCTCCTATTCAGACCACATTTAGTAGGAAACTTGTTGTCTTTAATGGCTGCCATTCTGAGTCAGATACATTTCTCATAGCAAATGTTGCCGAGGCAGCGAAGCGACTGCGTATGCAACTCTTCAATTACAGGTGAGTCTTACTATTTTTCTCTTCCATCTGTTTTACCAGTTTATCTCCAGATGTTACTGCCGCGGTCATGCAGCAATGATCCTATTGGCTCAGCTGGCAGCATGAGCTGTTAGATCAGCTTGGCCCTATGCGTGTCACCATTTCTGTGGTTTCATTTGGACTTAACTAATGATTTTCTGTGTTTGTGCGAGTAAACACGATATTAATCCAATTAGAGATAGGACAGATCCTTTGTGTGTGGTCTTAGATGCCACTCTTCGTAAATGCTGTATCATTCCTTCATGCGAGCATTAGAATAATATTATCCCTCACCTCATTGTATACAATGCGAAGCGTTTTATTTTCCGTGCAAAGATATTTAGTCAAACATCTAATACTTTTTTTGAGCAGATGACTATTTAGCTTTGATGCTTAGATAGTTTGAGGTTTCACCGACAATTAGCGTTTAAGGTCATAGGTCAAATCTGCGCTGACCACCTTCCTTGTATCTGAGAAAGCGATCTCGGCTTCTACTTTTATAGGAACGTGAACGTTAAGCTGGTCTCATTGCAGGAAAGGGCAGCGCATGTGTCGGAAGGGTATTATCATCAGGACCTAGAAATTTTAAAGGATATTTTAGGAAATATGATGGAGTCAATACCTCCAATGGTTGGAAAAGACATTTCTAAACAGGACAGTTTACAGTCTTCCGCTATAGAACAAACGAGACATGGCAACGCCACAGAATTTCACTCATTTATGACAAACCTCAAGCAAAACAGCTGTAAAAAAGACATTGACAACGACAGCGCGGAAGAAGACAGTGTTTCTGATAAAGCGAGTATAGACGGAGATAATACATCAGGGAAAAAGAAGTGTTCAGGCGGGAGACGCCAGGAGAAGCCCCCTTACTCGTATATCGCTCTCATTGTCATGGCTATTCAGTCTACACCGTCTAAGAGATGCACACTGTCAGAGATATACTCATACCTGCAGCAACGGTTTTCTTTCTTTCGTGGCAGTTACCAAGGCTGGAAAAACTCGGTGCGACACAACCTCTCTCTAAATGAATGCTTCATCAAGCTACCTAAAGGTAAGTGTTGGTAAAAGAGAACTTAGGCTAATTTTAACCATTTTCTTATAGGCTTTAATAATCATATACTTTAACTTGAAACCAAATTAAATTATTCTTATTACAATATTCCTCGTCAAAAGCaagttattaaaaacatttaattttttatgataGTTTATTAGCTTATGTTTGTATCACAGCTTTATAAAGAAATGTTTTGTCTGGCAGGGTTAGGAAGGCCAGGGAAAGGTCACTACTGGACGATAGATCCGTCTGCGGAATTCATGTTTGAAGAAGGTTCATTCCGACGCCGTCCACGAGGCTTCAGAAGAAAATGCCAAGCTCTCAAACCATACTCAGCCCACACATTCGGAGGCTACGAATGGCCAGCAGCCGTTCCTAGCTATGATCAGAGCATAATTCAGCACGGAGGCTCTCACGCACCCCCACAGTACTACCCTTCGTACCCTTCTACACCCATGGTAGACAACAGAGCATATAACTGGTACAAGCAGCCGCTCAGCTCTCCTGACGGGCTCACAACTCTCAGTCAGAACTCGCAGTTGGAACCCGCTGCTGCAGCATACCCCTGCCATTTCCCACAGAATCAACCATCTTCAGAGCTCCAGCAGTATCAGATGGACTTCTTCAGTAGTAAGTTTATTCACTGGCTTTACAATACAGCGCATGTTACGGTTGGGCCTAGTTGAGCTTCGCTGCTTCAAGCGTCGGCCTTGTTCGCCTTTTCTCTGTAGATTGTTTATTCTCCTGCATCTTGAGCTGACTTCTTGTAAGAAAACATTTGAATCATGAATTCTACAAgagcaaaaaaaataaattttcttggTGTTGGGTTTTAGTAAGAGGCTCAATGAATTATATTAGGAATGTTAGAAACATGTGAACTGATTCATCCAGAAGATGAAAAGTTAAACACCCAGAGCCAGTTATTATCTCCATAGCCGTCTCCTGACCTCTCTTACTCATCCTAATGCCGCGTGTCCCCGAGaataatatatgaatacatTAGAGTTTGACATCCTCATCGCCACTAGCATGCCAATCATGCTTCTAATTTGACTTTTTGATGAGTTTTAAAGTTAGTCATTAGGGTGAGATCAGAGGCTATTAAATTACCGAGAGGCCTCCATTATTGTTCTAATGAAACAGTAAGAGTCAATCAGCCTGTGATCATTACAGGCATTAAAAGCTCATCTAACCATTCCATTGAAATTATCTAACCTGACAGCTTGCCTACTGCCGTTCCTTCCCCCTCCATTGCTGGGGACACCACTTACACCGTGTTGTTATTTACAAATACAACAGCGACAGCGTTTATAATTGTGGAAGTGCTAATAAACAAACTATTTCTAGTCGCTGTTAGAATTTACCCGTATACATTTGCTTATTAGTATACAAGTAATTATCAGGGTTAAACAAAAAGCTTGAGTGAACCAACGGTTATATACATTCATTGAGTTATGgtgtaatatttatattcatagtAAATACATGGAATAAATTGTTATGCTATTAAATCACGCTTATTGATATAGTGTACCCGCGACTCTTTCTACATAGACTAACACTCATAGGTGTACCTGAGAGTCCTTCTACATAGACTAACACTCATAGGTGTACCTGAGAGTCCTTCTACATATACTAACACTCATAGGTGTACCTGCGGGTCCTTCTACATAGACTAACACTCATAGGTGTACCTGCGGGTCCTTCTACATAAACTAATACTCATAGGTGTACCTGCGAGTCCTTCTACATATACTACATAGACCAGCAGTTCAATACAAGTCCTGTGGCATAGACGACTGTTAATTAAATAGAAATTAGATGCGAATGATTTATACAAACAGTGGTTCGGAAATGAATAAATTTTCAGAGAAGTCTAGAATTTAAACTAGGATAAACTCAATAATTGTATAAAAACACGTCATgtggatataaaataaaaactgctttaaattttttttcaacagcATAATAAAAAAGTGTGCGTTAATTAGACAAAAACAACTAAAGACAAAGTATTAATTTTATGGAATAACAAgataaattatattatgtataattgTAATTAAATTGTCTTTTTCTATAAAAGTTGTTCAAGCGATTGCTGTCACTGAGCACGCTGGCACTTATGTTGCATTGGATAAGCCTAGTGCAATGCTGCCGCTAAAGGCAATTTATAAAGGGGAGGCTATGGAGATGCCAGGGAGGCAGAGTAGAAATAGCAGAGACTTGAGGGAGTCTCGTGAAACAAGATTAGCTTAGTTAACTCTCTTGTCAAAATGGAAAAGAAAATGCCACGCTTTGTTGCCTGCAATGCTAGACCTTGTGATTAGCATGATAAGTATATTAGGGAATAGAGCCTGCATTAGCCATGAGCCCTTTCACACTGGGGGGCGGGTAGCGAGTAGGTGTCTATTGTAGCCTGTACTCTCCAAATTCATATGCGGTAGgttgtaatattttatattagaattaattaatagttttttaatcTTTATTCTACCTGTTTATGTAATATTTCagagaaatatataaaatacacaaaGGTCACAAAAACgctaaattaattttatttatatgaaATTAGTAAAACATTGGGCTAAAACTTAAAACAGGTACAATGTATGTAATTTTTATaccttttcaatcatttttatttttagcaatcaAACATTTACATATTTAGAAATGAGCATGTAATATTCTAGTTtagctacaaatatttataaaatattgttttaaaattgaaaagtaGTCAGAACTTATCAGATTGATAGCCCAGAAGTTGTCACAATCTaaacaaaattcattttaaaatgaaagattATGATGGTATAGCCTCAGACAGAGATACAGGTTGAGGGGCAGTCTAGCCACCCGACTGCAGAACCTTATGTTTTTAGTGCGTCTTCGCCAGATTTGCTTGCCTCTGCTCTCAACACAGCGAGTacatttgtatttgtatattttgtacCGAACAAGATGTTCTCTTGAGAAATACAAGCTGTCAGGTTTTACTTGCCGGTTGGTTGGCAACCTTGGCAGGTGAAATGGCTGAATTAGATACAATGGTATTTGCTTAACCTTcttactaaaactaaaaatattcgTCTTGCCTGTTGTTGGAAGGGTATATAGTACCTGAGTTACCTGAGTTGGTCCTCAGTCTCGCCTGTTGTTGGAAGGGTATATAGTACCTGAGGTAGTCCTCAGTCTTGCTCTGGAATGCATCTATAATGTTTTGTCTGTGCTGGCTTGTAACCACAACCTGTCAGCCCCACCATACTGTGTGCTGCGGCAGCCATACTGAGAAGGCATGCAGTAACCATTTGTGTCATACAAACACATTGAATGCGTTCAGGTCAGCCATCAGTAAACATTGTAACTGGTTAAATAGTTATTCTGCGCTATTTACAACTAGATGAAGATTCCAGAAAGAATTGTTGTGTTGAAGCGGTACTTTCATAGGCCTAGTGATAGCAACCATAATCATGGAAATTCAGAGATAGATAAAAATTGCAATTTTCTTGAGCATGACTGGACTGTAGTCTTACCAAACCAACATTTGAGGTTACTTTTGGTGTTTTTGTATATTTCAAGAAGAAAATAG
The genomic region above belongs to Watersipora subatra chromosome 1, tzWatSuba1.1, whole genome shotgun sequence and contains:
- the LOC137404185 gene encoding forkhead box protein F2-like, with protein sequence MMESIPPMVGKDISKQDSLQSSAIEQTRHGNATEFHSFMTNLKQNSCKKDIDNDSAEEDSVSDKASIDGDNTSGKKKCSGGRRQEKPPYSYIALIVMAIQSTPSKRCTLSEIYSYLQQRFSFFRGSYQGWKNSVRHNLSLNECFIKLPKGLGRPGKGHYWTIDPSAEFMFEEGSFRRRPRGFRRKCQALKPYSAHTFGGYEWPAAVPSYDQSIIQHGGSHAPPQYYPSYPSTPMVDNRAYNWYKQPLSSPDGLTTLSQNSQLEPAAAAYPCHFPQNQPSSELQQYQMDFFSSMRFGAPQPVTTSSCSPNSKMDIVGSPYYMAQSAAYFKTPANSVSASNSIHSFPTPPPAIPTYYDAKCAQTLPGL